From the Xylocopa sonorina isolate GNS202 chromosome 9, iyXylSono1_principal, whole genome shotgun sequence genome, the window CTTAAACGAAAGCAGAGAGCATTCAAAAGTGCAGGCCAACGAACGATCATGGCTATGCACAGGGAAGACGTAGTAATGATTTTgtttatattttttgtatttgctGACCCTGTCCATGGTTACGCTGGGATGTATCAGTTGGAGTACGCAGCAGACAGAGCCGCAGAATTCACAGCTGACAGCAACGGACCAACAAGAAGCACAGAATCGTATGGGAAGTCAGAAAATAAAGCCAGAATTTACCAACATGACAGATCAACGAGAACAGCAAcctcagcaacagcagcagcagcagtcgcAACAGCAActacaacagcaacaacaaatgCAACAGATCAGAGGCAACGATGAGCCAAGAACAAATTTGATCATCAATTATCTTCCACAAAGTATGACGGAAAAGGATCTTTATAGTTTATTTGTAACTATCGGTCCTGTGGAGTCTTGCCGCGTTATGAAAGACTATAAAGTAAGCTCATCCTTCGTAAGTTATTTCTACAATTTAATTACTTACCCCTGCGCAATCTATATTAATGATTTTGTTTTATAGACAGGATATAGTTACGGTTTCGGATTTGTTAATTACGCGAAAGCAGAAGATGCAGCCACGGCTATAAACACCTTAAATGGACTCCAGGTCCAGAATAAAAGGCTAAAGGTGTCCTTTGCGCGGCCATCTGGCGAGGAGATTAAGGAAACCAATCTTTATGTTACAAATTTGCCAAGGTATATTATTATTCGATATGTACTCGTTTGACCCTTGTGAAATTGAATATCTGGAACTGAAACAGTCAACTAAATGCAAGGTCGCTATAGAATATTGGCAAAATGTACTTTTTCCGAGGTCGCGTTATTCCTACAATagtgaaatatataatatacgtaAACGCGATTCGAGTGCCAATGCTTATGTTACCTATCGGCATCTATTATAGAATGTAATGCGAGTCGACGATTCTACGAATttttaaatacagaaatgaTCTGTTTCCGTAATTGGGTCAAAACGACCTCCCATCCGTCATATTAGCGTTAATAAGTATTAAATAAAATCGCAACATTACAACATCTTCTTTTGCAGAAATATAACCGAAAGTCAGATCGACGATATATTTAGCAAATACGGAAACATCGTGCAAAAGAACATTTTAAAAGACAAACTCACTGGATTACCACGAGGAGTGGCGTTCGTAAGGTAGACAGTTCTTTAATATCTTTACATACTCTCTGTCATCTCGTATTACCAACAAGTGTAGCAAAATTTGATATTTCGAAAGGACAGTTTCTTTTAGCATCCAAGAGCAAATTGCCGTGCTAATGGAAAATATAGCTCATACTTCTTGGCATACTGCCATTGTTGTAATTAATAACGTAATATCTTTCTGGCTGGTAGCTAACGTATAACCATTGTATTTGTAGAAACAATCAGATCTCCTTTGTGCGTTGCCTTGACTAATGATATTTTTGTTTTTCTACACGCGTGAACCATGTACTCGGAAAATTGGAACACTTATGGAGTTTACAGTTGACAGATACAGCTGTTCAGGTCGAAACTGCCTGGTCATTATGCAACTTGCACCCGCGCCGATCTGATATCTTTATTTATTTTTCGAGATGTTAGCTGCCAAATTATTTTTACGCCAGTTTGTGTGTACCATTGCCTCGAGTTTTACTTGCATACTTCGGAATTTCCTCCACTTTGTCAACCAACATGACCCACTTAGCACCATCGTGAATTGTGCTTGCAACTAGATTTCTAACTTGTTGGAAAATAGAACTGTGCCGGCTGAAAATAGAATTGAAACCCGGTTTGAAAGTTTCTCTTAATTTTGGCAGATTTTAAGGACTCGTTAAAACTGCGTTTGTTCTATATATCAAGCTCTAGATCGTTCCCTATAAATCTCGCATAACGCGGGGATACCTGGCATCAGTTACTTGCTTTTGTTCATTGCCAAGTACCAAATACCTTCCTTATAGTTTGTTATTTTTTCAAATTCCTATTTGTGATTGCTCCTTATTTTCGTAGATTCGACAAGCGGGAAGAAGCACAGGAAGCGATCGCGCGGCTACATGG encodes:
- the LOC143427705 gene encoding sex-lethal homolog isoform X2; amino-acid sequence: MVTLGCISWSTQQTEPQNSQLTATDQQEAQNRMGSQKIKPEFTNMTDQREQQPQQQQQQQSQQQLQQQQQMQQIRGNDEPRTNLIINYLPQSMTEKDLYSLFVTIGPVESCRVMKDYKTGYSYGFGFVNYAKAEDAATAINTLNGLQVQNKRLKVSFARPSGEEIKETNLYVTNLPRNITESQIDDIFSKYGNIVQKNILKDKLTGLPRGVAFVRFDKREEAQEAIARLHGTIPEGGSEPLSVKIAEEHGKQKAAYYAGWQAGYNQSRGAGGGLGGGGRGRSLGGPPGMGMGISGGGPGMLGRAGGGFGPRGGPHSGFIGGSGGPGAMRMEKIHPHRFNPIGMGGGYVQSHFW
- the LOC143427705 gene encoding sex-lethal homolog isoform X7 encodes the protein MATHEQKGGMQNDMNPRTGWSTQQTEPQNSQLTATDQQEAQNRMGSQKIKPEFTNMTDQREQQPQQQQQQQSQQQLQQQQQMQQIRGNDEPRTNLIINYLPQSMTEKDLYSLFVTIGPVESCRVMKDYKTGYSYGFGFVNYAKAEDAATAINTLNGLQVQNKRLKVSFARPSGEEIKETNLYVTNLPRNITESQIDDIFSKYGNIVQKNILKDKLTGLPRGVAFVRFDKREEAQEAIARLHGTIPEGGSEPLSVKIAEEHGKQKAAYYAGWQAGYNQSRDMAASKSKYSED
- the LOC143427705 gene encoding sex-lethal homolog isoform X8, whose amino-acid sequence is MATHEQKGGMQNDMNPRTGWSTQQTEPQNSQLTATDQQEAQNRMGSQKIKPEFTNMTDQREQQPQQQQQQQSQQQLQQQQQMQQIRGNDEPRTNLIINYLPQSMTEKDLYSLFVTIGPVESCRVMKDYKTGYSYGFGFVNYAKAEDAATAINTLNGLQVQNKRLKVSFARPSGEEIKETNLYVTNLPRNITESQIDDIFSKYGNIVQKNILKDKLTGLPRGVAFVRFDKREEAQEAIARLHGTIPEGGSEPLSVKIAEEHGKQKAAYYAGWQAGYNQSRGGDLHFGLL
- the LOC143427705 gene encoding sex-lethal homolog isoform X1; the encoded protein is MATHEQKGGMQNDMNPRTGWSTQQTEPQNSQLTATDQQEAQNRMGSQKIKPEFTNMTDQREQQPQQQQQQQSQQQLQQQQQMQQIRGNDEPRTNLIINYLPQSMTEKDLYSLFVTIGPVESCRVMKDYKTGYSYGFGFVNYAKAEDAATAINTLNGLQVQNKRLKVSFARPSGEEIKETNLYVTNLPRNITESQIDDIFSKYGNIVQKNILKDKLTGLPRGVAFVRFDKREEAQEAIARLHGTIPEGGSEPLSVKIAEEHGKQKAAYYAGWQAGYNQSRGAGGGLGGGGRGRSLGGPPGMGMGISGGGPGMLGRAGGGFGPRGGPHSGFIGGSGGPGAMRMEKIHPHRFNPIGMGGGYVQSHFW
- the LOC143427705 gene encoding sex-lethal homolog isoform X5; translated protein: MATHEQKGGMQNDMNPRTGWSTQQTEPQNSQLTATDQQEAQNRMGSQKIKPEFTNMTDQREQQPQQQQQQQSQQQLQQQQQMQQIRGNDEPRTNLIINYLPQSMTEKDLYSLFVTIGPVESCRVMKDYKTGYSYGFGFVNYAKAEDAATAINTLNGLQVQNKRLKVSFARPSGEEIKETNLYVTNLPRNITESQIDDIFSKYGNIVQKNILKDKLTGLPRGVAFVRFDKREEAQEAIARLHGTIPEGGSEPLSVKIAEEHGKQKAAYYAGWQAGYNQSRGERLYPTRNKYQRYAHYLY
- the LOC143427705 gene encoding sex-lethal homolog isoform X6 codes for the protein MATHEQKGGMQNDMNPRTGWSTQQTEPQNSQLTATDQQEAQNRMGSQKIKPEFTNMTDQREQQPQQQQQQQSQQQLQQQQQMQQIRGNDEPRTNLIINYLPQSMTEKDLYSLFVTIGPVESCRVMKDYKTGYSYGFGFVNYAKAEDAATAINTLNGLQVQNKRLKVSFARPSGEEIKETNLYVTNLPRNITESQIDDIFSKYGNIVQKNILKDKLTGLPRGVAFVRFDKREEAQEAIARLHGTIPEGGSEPLSVKIAEEHGKQKAAYYAGWQAGYNQSRELYSYQRDRLAIT
- the LOC143427705 gene encoding sex-lethal homolog isoform X4, which translates into the protein MATHEQKGGMQNDMNPRTGWSTQQTEPQNSQLTATDQQEAQNRMGSQKIKPEFTNMTDQREQQPQQQQQQQSQQQLQQQQQMQQIRGNDEPRTNLIINYLPQSMTEKDLYSLFVTIGPVESCRVMKDYKTGYSYGFGFVNYAKAEDAATAINTLNGLQVQNKRLKVSFARPSGEEIKETNLYVTNLPRNITESQIDDIFSKYGNIVQKNILKDKLTGLPRGVAFVRFDKREEAQEAIARLHGTIPEGGSEPLSVKIAEEHGKQKAAYYAGWQAGYNQSRVANAAVTMLILPHRFPNLFQPCCGASS
- the LOC143427705 gene encoding sex-lethal homolog isoform X3, with protein sequence MGSQKIKPEFTNMTDQREQQPQQQQQQQSQQQLQQQQQMQQIRGNDEPRTNLIINYLPQSMTEKDLYSLFVTIGPVESCRVMKDYKTGYSYGFGFVNYAKAEDAATAINTLNGLQVQNKRLKVSFARPSGEEIKETNLYVTNLPRNITESQIDDIFSKYGNIVQKNILKDKLTGLPRGVAFVRFDKREEAQEAIARLHGTIPEGGSEPLSVKIAEEHGKQKAAYYAGWQAGYNQSRGAGGGLGGGGRGRSLGGPPGMGMGISGGGPGMLGRAGGGFGPRGGPHSGFIGGSGGPGAMRMEKIHPHRFNPIGMGGGYVQSHFW